A single Rhizobium sp. NRK18 DNA region contains:
- a CDS encoding GntR family transcriptional regulator has protein sequence MKKTRRQGAKATPKANAAEAAENANDDVTERIRTTLANAIGEGALKPGTKILEDAIADHFGVSRTVVRGALGVLESDHLLERKRNRGTFVAEPGIEEAKALFEARRKIESAILELVMARVTPEQLDALGRLADEEEHIHHHGDEKSKIVLSGKFHIVLAELGGNPVMTEMLSKIVARLSLVMALYEEEKQDDCGADHHRLIISALKDKDVAKAQELMDHHLADIEGRVRLTEGQGDRHTFMAVLENFS, from the coding sequence ATGAAGAAGACGCGTCGGCAAGGCGCCAAGGCGACGCCAAAGGCCAACGCCGCCGAAGCCGCGGAGAACGCCAATGACGATGTGACCGAGCGTATTCGCACGACGCTCGCAAACGCCATTGGCGAAGGCGCCTTGAAGCCTGGCACAAAAATTCTCGAGGATGCGATTGCAGATCATTTCGGCGTCAGTCGCACGGTCGTGCGCGGCGCACTCGGCGTGCTCGAAAGCGACCATCTTCTGGAGCGCAAACGAAACCGCGGAACTTTCGTGGCCGAACCGGGCATAGAAGAAGCCAAGGCCCTCTTCGAGGCCCGCCGCAAGATCGAGAGCGCCATTCTGGAACTGGTCATGGCTCGCGTCACACCGGAGCAACTGGATGCGCTTGGCCGGCTCGCCGACGAGGAGGAGCACATCCACCATCACGGCGACGAGAAATCGAAAATCGTGCTGTCGGGAAAGTTCCACATCGTGCTGGCGGAACTCGGCGGCAACCCGGTGATGACTGAGATGCTGTCCAAGATCGTCGCGCGCCTGTCGCTGGTGATGGCGCTCTACGAGGAAGAAAAGCAGGACGATTGCGGCGCAGATCACCATCGCCTGATCATATCGGCGTTGAAGGACAAGGATGTGGCCAAGGCACAGGAATTGATGGACCATCACCTCGCCGATATCGAGGGCCGGGTTCGCCTGACCGAGGGACAGGGCGACCGCCATACATTCATGGCGGTGCTGGAGAACTTTTCCTGA
- the dsbG gene encoding thiol:disulfide interchange protein DsbG: MLLKALQRSRPFPAIPVALLLGVIMAASAEAEDKAYPEILKTIEQQGIRILGEMQVPGGLRGFAAKAGSQPLAIYLTPDNQHVVVGTLVDAYGQDMAEQQLKQMVEQPLTEAAWTKLEASTWVQDGDADAPRIVYIFTDPNCPYCNRFWLAARPWIDSGKVQLRHVMVGVIRQDSPAKAAAILKAKSPEEALAENERKHADGGIRPLDSVDGDTAAKLDRNATLMTDLGFGGTPAIVFKTGEGKIETYAGMPSETQMEGILGPK, translated from the coding sequence ATGCTGTTGAAAGCACTTCAACGTTCCAGGCCATTTCCGGCAATTCCCGTGGCGCTTCTGCTGGGCGTCATCATGGCAGCGAGTGCGGAAGCTGAAGACAAGGCCTATCCCGAGATCCTCAAGACAATAGAGCAGCAAGGAATCCGGATCCTGGGGGAGATGCAGGTTCCCGGTGGTCTCAGAGGCTTCGCCGCCAAGGCCGGTTCGCAGCCTCTGGCGATCTATCTGACCCCCGACAACCAACACGTGGTCGTCGGTACGCTCGTCGATGCCTACGGGCAGGACATGGCCGAGCAGCAGCTGAAGCAGATGGTCGAACAGCCCCTGACGGAAGCCGCTTGGACCAAGCTCGAGGCATCCACCTGGGTTCAGGATGGCGATGCCGATGCTCCGCGCATCGTCTATATCTTTACCGACCCCAATTGTCCCTATTGCAATCGCTTCTGGCTCGCCGCTCGGCCCTGGATCGACAGCGGCAAAGTCCAGTTGCGCCACGTGATGGTTGGCGTCATCCGCCAGGATTCTCCCGCCAAGGCTGCCGCCATTCTCAAGGCCAAGTCACCGGAAGAGGCGCTTGCGGAGAATGAGCGCAAGCATGCCGATGGCGGCATACGCCCGCTGGATAGTGTGGATGGCGACACCGCGGCAAAGCTTGACCGCAATGCCACCCTGATGACCGACCTCGGCTTCGGCGGCACGCCTGCAATCGTCTTCAAGACCGGGGAAGGCAAGATCGAGACATACGCCGGGATGCCGAGCGAAACACAGATGGAAGGCATTCTGGGACCGAAATGA
- a CDS encoding L,D-transpeptidase, with product MSPPLSSCPLSADHGSRIHIKRLKTLVAFGLLSIGLVSCVSTPSTTSPAASPAFQPPAAEPRSSGLERYKALGGEPFPVPAVDTQRIGRKFLKQTVDYKTEHPPGTIVLDPQNRFLYLIKRNGKAIRYGVGVGKAGFEFSGTAHIGFKRQWPRWTPTPDMLKRDPARYGKWAQGMDGSDKNPLGARAMYLVKDGKDTLYRIHGTNEPWTIGTAASSGCIRMLNQDVIDLYSQVRPGADVVVLSPAGA from the coding sequence ATGTCCCCACCCTTGTCATCCTGCCCCCTATCTGCCGATCACGGCAGCCGTATCCATATAAAGCGGCTGAAGACCCTGGTTGCCTTCGGATTGCTTTCGATCGGTCTCGTTTCCTGCGTTTCCACTCCGTCGACGACCAGCCCTGCCGCTTCCCCCGCCTTTCAACCGCCGGCAGCCGAACCACGCTCATCCGGCCTTGAGCGTTACAAGGCGCTTGGCGGCGAACCCTTTCCCGTCCCCGCCGTCGATACGCAGCGGATCGGCCGGAAGTTTCTGAAGCAGACCGTCGACTACAAGACCGAGCATCCGCCGGGGACCATCGTTTTGGATCCCCAGAATCGCTTTCTCTATCTGATCAAGAGAAACGGAAAAGCCATCCGCTACGGCGTCGGTGTCGGCAAGGCCGGCTTCGAATTCAGCGGCACCGCCCATATCGGCTTCAAGCGTCAATGGCCGCGCTGGACGCCCACGCCCGACATGCTCAAACGTGACCCCGCCCGCTACGGCAAGTGGGCCCAAGGCATGGACGGCAGTGACAAGAATCCTCTGGGCGCGCGGGCGATGTATCTGGTCAAGGACGGCAAGGACACGCTTTATCGCATCCATGGGACCAACGAACCCTGGACGATCGGAACCGCCGCATCGTCCGGCTGCATACGGATGCTGAACCAGGACGTCATCGACCTCTACAGCCAGGTTCGGCCGGGCGCCGATGTCGTCGTACTCAGCCCCGCAGGGGCCTGA
- a CDS encoding sensor histidine kinase: MMRSIRLRLFLILLAATGAVWLLAVLWTYVSTQREVERVLDARLTEAARMVSSLITDHHIDVAAAADVAQAAAAPEGFDVHAGDYIRQLSCQIWSLKGDLVGRSESAPTTSLADHESGFAEKLVNGERWRVYAVVNPELGVRVLVGDSIEIREKLVGDVIKGQLVPALAILPILAGLIWLSVGRGLSPLRQVADALSLRSADELHPVDDSGAPREIRPLLGSLSALFQRVEAAREREKTFIAYAAHELKTPLSGLKTQAQVALRSDSHEVRANALKQISLSVDRTGRLVRQLIDLAAVDSLDKSSASETVAVYAMVEELRGEMAVLVSSREITVESEFAEDLAVSVADKTLLRLALRNVIENALQYAPRNSSVRIMGKQTAAGTTISVCDTGAGIDEKDEQRLKARFQRGNSANTLGSGLGLAIVEMALTKLGGRLSFGRQAGFCVCLELPVSKA, from the coding sequence ATGATGCGTTCCATCCGGCTCCGGCTTTTTCTCATTCTGCTTGCGGCGACGGGTGCCGTATGGCTGCTGGCCGTGCTCTGGACCTATGTCAGCACGCAGCGCGAAGTCGAGCGCGTGCTCGACGCCCGGCTGACGGAGGCGGCGCGCATGGTGAGCTCGCTGATTACCGACCACCATATCGACGTGGCGGCAGCGGCCGATGTGGCGCAGGCCGCCGCCGCACCCGAAGGCTTCGATGTACATGCGGGCGACTATATCCGGCAATTGTCCTGCCAGATCTGGTCTCTCAAGGGTGACCTGGTCGGCCGGTCGGAAAGTGCTCCCACGACGTCGCTCGCCGATCACGAAAGCGGATTCGCCGAAAAGCTCGTCAACGGCGAGCGCTGGCGCGTCTATGCCGTGGTCAATCCCGAGCTCGGTGTGAGGGTCCTCGTTGGCGATAGCATCGAGATTCGCGAAAAGCTGGTGGGTGACGTCATCAAGGGCCAGCTCGTCCCGGCACTGGCGATCCTGCCCATCCTCGCCGGGTTGATCTGGTTGAGTGTCGGGCGCGGTCTTTCACCGCTACGGCAAGTTGCCGACGCCCTATCTCTGCGCTCGGCCGACGAACTGCACCCCGTGGACGACAGCGGAGCGCCTCGGGAGATCAGGCCTTTGCTCGGCTCCCTGAGCGCCTTGTTCCAACGCGTGGAGGCGGCCCGCGAACGGGAGAAGACCTTCATCGCTTATGCGGCGCACGAGCTGAAGACACCGTTATCGGGTTTGAAGACCCAGGCCCAGGTGGCCCTTCGCAGTGATAGTCACGAGGTCCGCGCCAATGCCCTCAAGCAGATCTCGCTCAGCGTCGATCGGACGGGGCGCCTCGTTCGCCAGCTTATAGACCTCGCAGCCGTTGATTCGCTGGACAAGTCTTCGGCATCGGAAACAGTGGCGGTCTATGCCATGGTCGAAGAGCTGCGCGGCGAAATGGCGGTCCTCGTTTCGTCGAGGGAGATTACGGTTGAAAGCGAATTTGCAGAGGACTTGGCCGTCAGCGTGGCAGACAAGACCCTCTTGCGGCTGGCCCTGCGCAATGTCATCGAAAATGCCCTGCAATATGCGCCGCGGAATTCATCCGTCCGGATCATGGGCAAGCAGACCGCGGCTGGCACCACGATTTCTGTGTGCGATACCGGAGCCGGTATCGATGAGAAGGACGAGCAACGTCTGAAGGCGCGGTTCCAGCGCGGCAACAGCGCAAACACGCTCGGAAGCGGCCTCGGTCTTGCAATTGTCGAAATGGCTCTGACAAAGCTTGGTGGGCGCCTGTCGTTCGGGAGACAGGCAGGTTTCTGCGTTTGCCTGGAACTGCCGGTTTCAAAAGCATGA
- a CDS encoding response regulator transcription factor, whose protein sequence is MRILVIEDDAVLLDGLKVGLGLAGFSADTVSTLSDAQAAIESDTFDAIVLDRMLPDGSGLDLLRRMRAASNRTPVLLLTAKDAVIDRVDGLDAGADDYLGKPFDLDEVAARLRAITRRAEGRATPQLTWEGITLDPASMEVLKGGDVISLSRREFAVLLALMENPTMVHSKQILEARLYGWQEEIESNTIEVHVHKLRHKLGATSIETVRGVGYRMGRQ, encoded by the coding sequence ATGCGTATCCTTGTCATCGAAGACGACGCGGTTCTGCTCGACGGTTTGAAGGTGGGGCTTGGCCTCGCCGGCTTCTCTGCAGACACCGTCAGCACGCTTTCCGATGCGCAGGCAGCGATCGAGAGCGATACCTTTGATGCCATCGTGCTCGACCGCATGCTGCCGGATGGATCCGGACTGGATCTGCTTCGCCGGATGCGCGCCGCCAGCAACCGTACGCCCGTTCTTCTGTTGACGGCCAAGGATGCGGTGATCGATCGCGTTGATGGTCTCGACGCCGGCGCCGACGACTATCTCGGAAAACCCTTCGACCTCGACGAAGTCGCGGCACGGCTGCGCGCCATCACCCGGCGCGCCGAAGGACGAGCGACACCGCAGCTGACATGGGAAGGAATAACCCTGGATCCGGCCAGCATGGAGGTTCTGAAAGGCGGCGACGTCATTAGCCTGTCGCGGCGGGAATTTGCCGTCCTTTTGGCATTGATGGAAAATCCGACCATGGTTCACTCCAAGCAGATCCTGGAAGCCAGGCTTTATGGCTGGCAGGAAGAGATCGAGAGCAACACGATCGAGGTCCATGTGCACAAGCTGCGCCATAAGCTGGGCGCCACCTCGATCGAAACCGTTCGCGGTGTCGGCTACCGCATGGGGAGGCAATGA
- the dsbD gene encoding protein-disulfide reductase DsbD has product MQLLRHLAVFVSVLLLAGIAIAQNAPLQMDEAFRPSLSRISTTEVAVTWQIEPGYYLYREYLSAKSGDGSPLKLETPDGKIKDDPGFGSTEVYYDTARATLVSEASTVELTYQGCQDGGLCYPPVTKTIDMASLQFRNSRPASAVSAPPSNASHGGWSSFSSRKPDFALAQDEASSGVDGLLARGGLPLLLVGFVGFGVLLAFTPCVFPMYPIVVAMLSREGEALSPKRGLALSGVYVGALALAFGVFGMVAAWSGQNLQFALQSTAATIVIAGLFLILAFSNFGLFEIRLPTALGNRLSSGTRRGGSLGGAAVLGFSSALLIGPCVTAPLAGALLYIARTGDVLIGAAALFALGLGKGLPLIVMATLGGKALPRAGAWMASIRSAFGFGFIATTIWMVSPLLPETLTLFAWACLAVSVGVFLWQMRVETASHGAAVVSRSVATVSIVWGALLLVGVGLGAHDPLAPLKPLTMRAEVGKTTTNEITKSDFDAVASPQAPNAVLAEASAENRPSLVYVTANWCVTCRAIERTVLPDESVSAALDGARLLTIDMTVSSPETDELLKSLHAIGPPTMIFFDRKRQEVAGTRLVGDVTVEKLAASGLAAKGTP; this is encoded by the coding sequence ATGCAGCTCTTGAGGCACCTGGCGGTCTTCGTCTCCGTTTTGCTCCTTGCCGGCATCGCGATCGCCCAGAATGCGCCCCTCCAGATGGACGAGGCGTTTCGGCCTTCCCTGTCACGAATCTCCACCACCGAAGTTGCCGTCACATGGCAGATCGAACCTGGCTACTATCTCTATCGGGAGTATCTCTCCGCCAAAAGTGGCGATGGCAGCCCGCTGAAACTGGAGACGCCCGATGGCAAGATCAAGGACGATCCGGGCTTTGGATCGACGGAGGTCTACTACGACACCGCCAGGGCGACGCTCGTCAGTGAGGCTTCGACGGTCGAGTTGACCTATCAAGGCTGCCAGGACGGCGGGCTCTGCTATCCGCCCGTGACGAAAACGATAGACATGGCCAGCCTGCAGTTCAGGAATTCCCGGCCCGCAAGCGCGGTTTCTGCGCCGCCGTCGAACGCATCACACGGCGGATGGTCGTCGTTCAGCTCCCGAAAGCCGGATTTTGCGCTCGCACAGGACGAAGCGTCGAGCGGTGTCGATGGACTCCTGGCGCGCGGCGGCCTGCCTCTGCTCCTGGTTGGCTTTGTGGGTTTCGGCGTGCTTCTGGCGTTCACCCCGTGCGTCTTTCCGATGTATCCGATCGTTGTCGCCATGCTGTCGCGTGAAGGCGAGGCCCTCTCGCCCAAACGCGGTCTTGCGCTTTCAGGCGTCTATGTCGGGGCGCTTGCACTGGCCTTCGGGGTGTTCGGCATGGTCGCGGCCTGGTCTGGGCAAAACCTGCAATTTGCCCTGCAGTCAACAGCGGCGACCATCGTCATTGCCGGCCTGTTTCTGATCCTCGCTTTCTCCAATTTTGGACTGTTCGAGATCCGGTTGCCGACGGCGCTCGGCAATCGGCTGTCGTCCGGCACTCGCCGAGGCGGGTCGTTGGGTGGGGCTGCGGTTCTCGGTTTTTCCTCCGCACTCCTCATCGGCCCCTGTGTCACGGCGCCACTTGCCGGCGCGCTTCTCTACATCGCTCGCACCGGCGATGTCCTCATCGGGGCGGCCGCGCTGTTCGCGCTTGGACTTGGCAAAGGCCTCCCCCTGATCGTGATGGCTACGCTCGGCGGCAAGGCACTGCCGCGTGCCGGGGCGTGGATGGCAAGCATCCGCTCCGCCTTCGGCTTCGGCTTCATCGCAACGACGATCTGGATGGTTAGCCCTCTTCTTCCTGAAACGCTGACGCTTTTCGCCTGGGCGTGCCTGGCCGTATCGGTCGGAGTGTTCCTCTGGCAGATGCGGGTTGAAACTGCGTCTCACGGCGCCGCCGTCGTCTCGCGATCTGTGGCCACCGTTTCGATCGTCTGGGGAGCCCTGCTGCTCGTCGGCGTCGGTCTCGGTGCACATGATCCGCTTGCCCCTCTCAAGCCGCTCACGATGAGGGCAGAGGTCGGAAAGACAACCACGAACGAAATCACGAAATCGGACTTTGACGCCGTCGCCTCGCCGCAAGCACCGAATGCGGTGCTGGCCGAAGCTTCGGCCGAGAACAGGCCGAGCCTCGTCTATGTGACCGCGAATTGGTGCGTCACCTGCCGCGCCATAGAGCGGACCGTTCTGCCGGACGAGAGCGTCTCTGCGGCTCTCGATGGCGCGCGCCTGCTGACCATCGACATGACCGTGTCCTCTCCAGAGACCGACGAACTCCTGAAGTCCCTCCACGCCATCGGTCCGCCGACGATGATCTTCTTCGACCGAAAAAGGCAGGAAGTGGCCGGAACGCGCCTGGTGGGCGACGTGACGGTCGAAAAGCTGGCCGCTTCCGGCCTGGCGGCCAAAGGGACGCCCTGA
- a CDS encoding DsbA family protein: MMKRRTILTSALAFGALTVFDSRLALGQQLSKDAVFKDKDAPFLGNPKGNVTVVEFFDYQCPYCKKAYPTVKKVIERDGNVKLIMKDWPIFGDASIFAAQAVLGAAQIGKYEIALDALMKTGGRLTHDDIENTLTGVGLSMDEIAAAVNKHVDKISGLLDRNYAQATAFNFAGTPAFVIGSNLYPGVLDEKGLVDAIGRARRS, translated from the coding sequence ATGATGAAGCGTCGCACAATACTGACATCTGCCCTCGCCTTCGGCGCCCTGACGGTCTTCGACAGCCGTCTGGCCCTCGGACAACAGCTGTCGAAGGACGCGGTCTTCAAGGACAAGGACGCGCCATTTCTCGGCAATCCGAAAGGCAATGTCACGGTTGTCGAGTTCTTCGACTATCAGTGCCCCTATTGCAAGAAGGCATATCCGACCGTGAAAAAGGTCATAGAAAGGGACGGCAATGTGAAGCTGATCATGAAGGACTGGCCGATCTTCGGCGATGCCTCGATCTTCGCGGCCCAGGCGGTTCTGGGCGCTGCCCAGATCGGCAAGTACGAGATTGCTTTGGATGCCCTCATGAAGACCGGGGGCCGGCTGACACATGATGACATCGAGAATACGCTGACGGGCGTCGGCTTATCCATGGATGAAATCGCTGCTGCCGTGAACAAGCACGTTGACAAGATCTCGGGACTGCTGGATCGCAATTACGCCCAGGCCACGGCCTTCAACTTCGCGGGCACCCCCGCCTTCGTGATCGGGTCGAACCTTTACCCCGGCGTGCTCGATGAAAAGGGGCTCGTTGATGCGATCGGGCGCGCCCGCCGGAGCTGA
- a CDS encoding class II D-tagatose-bisphosphate aldolase, non-catalytic subunit, translating into MNDSGYNLDKGIRRNRLQGDFSFVSVCSAHPDVIAASLDLAEELASPIIVEATSNQVNQFGGYTGMQPADFIAFVTDIAARSGCSTGRILFGGDHLGPQAWRDRPSEKAMAMAEDMVRSYVRAGFTKIHLDCSEGCRGEAAQLPDEEVATRAARLARVCEDESAGGPTLSYVIGTEVPPPGGSRMEHAAIIPTDPARARRTIDVHRAAFEREGIAEVWGRVRALVVQPGLEFGPDHIDHFDCSAPDRLSAILEDFPDMAFEAHSTDYQRAEVYPDLAARHFAVLKVGPALTYAYREAIYALSHLDGWLTGSPHISQVMDGLMRAEPKFWAGHYREADDNALRLMRHFGYADRIRYYWAHPLAQKAVSELGDRIDAAASVLTRPALSQYFAADEIAWALDRRSRLFSNLIHAHIRTALRPYWIGSEQISSQGNLGAGQLPAPKIQNS; encoded by the coding sequence ATGAACGATTCAGGGTACAATCTGGACAAAGGCATACGACGCAACCGATTGCAGGGTGACTTTTCCTTTGTGTCGGTTTGCTCCGCTCATCCGGATGTCATTGCCGCATCGCTTGACCTTGCAGAGGAGCTGGCTTCGCCGATCATTGTCGAGGCTACCAGCAATCAGGTCAATCAGTTTGGCGGCTACACAGGTATGCAGCCGGCAGACTTCATCGCCTTCGTGACAGACATAGCGGCCAGAAGCGGCTGCTCGACAGGCCGCATCCTGTTTGGTGGAGACCATCTTGGCCCGCAGGCCTGGCGTGACCGACCATCGGAGAAAGCCATGGCGATGGCCGAGGACATGGTACGCTCCTATGTCCGTGCCGGTTTCACCAAGATTCATCTGGATTGCTCCGAGGGATGCCGGGGTGAGGCGGCTCAATTGCCGGACGAGGAAGTTGCCACACGAGCGGCCAGACTTGCGCGCGTCTGTGAAGACGAGTCCGCCGGCGGGCCGACGTTGAGCTATGTCATCGGCACGGAGGTTCCACCACCCGGCGGCTCAAGAATGGAGCACGCTGCCATCATACCCACGGACCCGGCGCGTGCGCGCCGCACGATCGACGTGCACAGGGCTGCTTTCGAGCGCGAAGGGATCGCCGAGGTGTGGGGCAGGGTGCGGGCGCTGGTGGTCCAGCCGGGTCTCGAGTTTGGACCGGATCACATTGATCATTTCGATTGCAGCGCGCCTGATCGGTTGAGTGCTATCCTGGAGGATTTTCCGGACATGGCGTTCGAAGCACATTCCACCGACTATCAGCGTGCCGAGGTTTATCCCGATCTTGCCGCCCGTCACTTTGCGGTGTTGAAGGTCGGGCCGGCTCTAACCTATGCCTATCGGGAAGCCATATATGCGCTGTCCCACCTGGATGGATGGCTCACAGGCAGCCCGCATATCTCGCAGGTCATGGATGGGCTCATGCGTGCGGAGCCGAAATTCTGGGCCGGTCACTATCGCGAAGCGGACGACAATGCCCTGCGGTTGATGCGGCATTTCGGTTACGCCGATCGCATCCGCTATTACTGGGCGCATCCGTTGGCCCAAAAGGCCGTGTCGGAGCTTGGCGATCGCATCGATGCCGCGGCCAGCGTGCTGACGCGACCGGCTCTCTCGCAATATTTTGCGGCGGATGAAATAGCTTGGGCCTTGGATCGGCGCAGCCGGCTGTTTTCCAACCTCATCCACGCCCATATCCGGACGGCCCTGAGACCGTATTGGATCGGCAGCGAACAGATTTCAAGCCAGGGCAATCTGGGAGCTGGACAACTGCCCGCGCCGAAGATCCAGAACTCGTAA
- a CDS encoding ABC transporter ATP-binding protein: MTDVKISQLRKSYGIQAALHGLDIDMNSGEFVVLVGPSGCGKSTLLRMIAGLESITSGIISFGGKVVNNIPAKNRDIAMVFQNYALYPHMTVRDNMGFSLKLRNVGEKERNARVDVAAKSLGLSHLLDRYPRQLSGGQRQRVAMGRAVVREPALFLFDEPLSNLDAKLRVQMRTEIKQMHNRLKATMIYVTHDQVEAMTLGDRIVVMRDGRVEQIGKPIDLYDEPANEFVAGFLGSPSMNFINGTLGADRQNVVLADGSVLTLPAPVAGEAGQAVHLGLRPEQLLPSDTGLSFEIDVIEPTGGDTIVMLRNPAIVGEASICLLLHERYDLRSGQMLTIAPKPNTGHVFDAKDGRRLLPSVPVTMMQKAI; this comes from the coding sequence ATGACCGATGTCAAGATTTCACAACTGCGCAAGTCATACGGCATCCAGGCCGCGCTCCATGGGCTGGATATCGACATGAACAGCGGCGAGTTCGTTGTGCTCGTCGGGCCCTCGGGATGTGGCAAGTCAACCCTGCTGCGGATGATCGCCGGGCTGGAGAGCATAACCTCGGGCATCATCTCCTTCGGCGGAAAGGTCGTGAACAATATCCCGGCGAAGAACCGCGACATTGCGATGGTCTTTCAGAACTACGCTCTCTATCCGCACATGACCGTACGCGACAACATGGGCTTTTCGCTGAAGCTCAGGAATGTCGGTGAGAAGGAGCGCAACGCCAGGGTCGATGTCGCCGCCAAAAGCCTTGGCCTTTCGCATTTGCTGGACCGCTATCCGAGACAGCTTTCGGGTGGACAGCGCCAACGCGTCGCCATGGGCCGAGCCGTGGTACGCGAGCCGGCCCTGTTCCTGTTCGACGAACCGCTTTCCAATCTCGATGCAAAGCTTCGCGTCCAGATGCGGACCGAAATCAAGCAGATGCACAATCGTCTTAAGGCGACGATGATTTATGTCACCCATGACCAGGTGGAGGCAATGACACTCGGCGACCGTATCGTCGTGATGCGGGACGGCCGGGTGGAACAGATCGGCAAGCCGATCGATCTCTATGACGAACCGGCCAATGAATTTGTCGCAGGTTTCCTCGGGTCGCCCTCGATGAACTTCATCAATGGGACCCTTGGCGCGGACAGGCAAAACGTGGTTCTGGCCGATGGCAGCGTGCTAACCCTGCCGGCCCCAGTCGCCGGAGAGGCCGGCCAGGCGGTGCATCTCGGCCTTCGTCCCGAGCAATTGCTGCCGTCCGACACGGGACTTTCCTTCGAAATTGACGTGATCGAGCCAACCGGCGGAGACACGATCGTCATGCTGAGGAATCCCGCAATAGTCGGCGAAGCGTCCATCTGCCTCCTTCTGCACGAGCGCTACGACCTACGCTCCGGACAAATGCTGACGATCGCACCAAAGCCGAATACGGGCCACGTCTTCGACGCGAAGGACGGTCGACGGCTTCTGCCATCCGTCCCGGTGACCATGATGCAGAAGGCCATATGA
- a CDS encoding alpha-glucosidase/alpha-galactosidase has translation MTKITLIGAGSTVFAQNILGDILSRPAFADCTISLHDIDGDRLSTSEIVTRRICEALKLSNVRVEATMDRRVALKGARFVILMFQVGGYRPSTVIDFEIPKKYGLRQTIADTLGIGGIFRALRTIPVLKGICEDMQDLCPDALLMNYVNPMAMNCWAVAKLAPEIRTVGLCHSVQHTAQHLAECLGEDIRDIDYVSAGINHVAFMLKYGKRLPDGSFEDLYPRLKALAASDKVPDDDRVRFDMLRRFGYFVTESSEHFSEYVPWYIKRGHEDLIGRLNIPLDEYPRRCERRLGEWAQQRKDLEGDKPIEVCRSDEYASAILNAMVTNEPELIYGNVVNHGLIGNLPYEAAVEVPCHVDRNGIQPIKVGDLPAELAAVIRLSTNVQELTVLAALTGKRHYVEQAAMLDPHTSSELAPDQIAALVSDMIEAHGSMVPPLS, from the coding sequence TTGACCAAGATTACCCTTATCGGCGCCGGCAGCACGGTGTTTGCCCAGAACATTCTCGGCGACATTCTCAGCCGCCCGGCCTTCGCAGATTGCACGATCAGCCTGCACGACATCGACGGCGACCGGCTTTCGACGTCCGAGATCGTAACCCGGCGCATCTGCGAAGCCTTGAAGCTTTCGAATGTCCGCGTCGAGGCGACGATGGATCGGCGTGTCGCGCTGAAGGGCGCCCGCTTCGTGATCCTGATGTTCCAGGTGGGTGGCTATCGCCCGTCGACGGTCATCGACTTTGAGATTCCCAAGAAATACGGCTTGCGCCAGACCATTGCCGATACACTTGGCATCGGCGGCATCTTCCGGGCGCTGCGCACCATTCCAGTGCTGAAGGGGATCTGTGAAGACATGCAGGACCTCTGCCCCGATGCGCTGCTGATGAACTACGTCAATCCGATGGCAATGAACTGCTGGGCCGTTGCGAAACTGGCCCCCGAAATCCGCACCGTCGGGCTTTGCCATTCGGTTCAGCACACAGCCCAACATCTGGCCGAATGCCTCGGCGAGGATATCCGCGACATCGATTATGTGTCGGCAGGCATCAATCACGTCGCCTTCATGCTGAAATACGGCAAACGGCTTCCAGACGGCTCCTTCGAGGATCTTTATCCGCGTCTCAAGGCGTTGGCCGCGTCCGACAAGGTGCCGGATGACGATCGTGTGCGCTTCGACATGTTGCGGCGTTTCGGGTATTTCGTCACCGAATCCTCCGAGCATTTCTCCGAATATGTGCCGTGGTACATCAAGCGCGGCCATGAGGACCTGATCGGCAGGCTGAACATTCCGCTGGACGAATATCCGCGTCGTTGCGAAAGGCGACTGGGCGAATGGGCGCAGCAGCGCAAGGATCTGGAGGGCGACAAGCCCATCGAGGTGTGCCGCTCCGACGAATATGCCTCGGCAATTCTCAACGCCATGGTGACAAACGAACCGGAGCTGATCTACGGCAACGTTGTCAATCACGGCCTGATCGGCAATCTGCCCTACGAGGCGGCGGTCGAGGTGCCTTGCCATGTCGACCGCAACGGCATCCAGCCGATCAAGGTTGGTGATCTTCCTGCCGAGCTCGCAGCGGTCATTCGTCTGAGCACCAATGTTCAGGAGCTGACTGTTCTGGCCGCGTTGACCGGTAAACGCCACTATGTCGAGCAGGCGGCGATGCTCGATCCGCACACGTCCTCGGAGCTGGCGCCCGACCAGATCGCGGCTCTCGTCAGCGACATGATCGAAGCCCACGGCAGCATGGTGCCCCCGCTCTCCTGA